GAGCTTTTTTAAGAGCGGTTTTCTCAGCTTGCTCTACGATCTCTCTTAATGACATTTCTTCAAAAACAAAATCTTCATTTGTAGTCGTTTGCTGGTATTCATCAGGCAGATCATTGATAGTAACGTATTCGTTTGGTACGGTCAAAATAAGTCTTTCTAATAAATTGGATAGTTCCCTTACATTGCCTGGCCAATCAAACTGATAAAAAAAGTTACTAATCTTTTGATCTAACACTTTTTCAACTGAATATTTCTTCTTGTACAGCTCTAAAAAATAGTGAACAAGTGGAAGGATATCAGCACGCCTTTCTCTAAGAGGAGGGACGAAAATTGGAACAACATTTAACCGGTAATAAAGATCTTCACGAAATGTTCCTCTTTTGACCATTTCTTTTAAATCTCTATTTGTGGCTGCCACTAATCGAACATCCACTCTTTTCGTTTTTGTGCCGCCTACTCTCATAATTTCTTTTTCCTGAATTGCACGAAGCAGCTTTACTTGAAGATCCATTGGCATTTCGCCGACTTCATCTAAAAAAAGCATGCCATTATGAGCTAATTCAAACATCCCCACTTTTCCTGTCCTATTAGCACCTGAAAATGCGCCACCTTCATAACCAAACAACTCTGATTCAAGAAGCTCATTTGGGATTGCCCCACAATTGACTTTTATAAGCTGCCCCTCCTTAAATCTGTCACTTGAGCGATATAAGTATCGAACCAACACGTCCTTTCCTACTCCTGTTTCACCAAGAACAAGAATGGTTGTATCAAAGTTGGCAAGCCTGCCAATCATTTGATAAATCTCAATCATCTTATCACTTTTGAGGATAATATCAGGGTCTTGAATGGCAAAAGATTTTAATCTATCAAGCTCTTCTTTATATTTCTCATTAAGCTGTTGCACTTTTTTCAGCTCTTTATTTAATTGATTTAATTCCGAAAGATCACGAATATTCGTGACAATCTTTTCGATTTCACCTTCTTCATTAAAAATAGGATTTCCCGTCATTAGTGTTTCTTTTTGATTGAAATTTTGCTGAACAACTGAAACTGAACGTTTTTGCTCCATAACTTTCAATGTTACAGATTGTTCTAATATCCCTCTTTTTATTAAATGATTAATATTTTTCCCAATATAATAATGCTTAGGAATTCCTGTGATCCGTTCTATCGCAGAATTCGTTTTTAATGTGTTGCCAAATTTATCAGTAATATAAATTCCGTCAAATGAGCTCTCGATAATTGCATCTAATTCACGGTTTGATTTATCAAGCTCCTTAATTCGCTCCTCAAGACGAAACCATTGCACACCATTTGCTAATATGTACATTCTTCTTTGTTGGTTTTCTATTGTAAAATCTTTAAAAAGAAGTAAGTATTGAAGGGTGTTTTTTGAGGCAATGATCATATTTGATTCCTTCTCTTCCCAAAAATCAAATAAATCTTTCATTTTCATTTGTAAGCATACGGATTTCTCCAACTCATCTGTTTGACCAAAATGGAAATCTATGATGCTTCCATCTAATGTTGTTATGATTGTATTAAAAAGCATTAAGCTATTTTCGGTTTTAATCATTTCCTCACCCCTTATTTAGTTAGTAATTTTTAAAACGCTTACATAATTAAATATTAAAGGTTTTAAAGGAAAAAAACCATAGAAAAAAGACAGAACATGTTGCTCTGTCTTTATATGAATATATTAAATTGGTGCATCTACTTCTAAATCTTCTACTCGTTTTTCTAAATATTGAACATCTTTACGAGCGTTGTAGCGATCTGCTTTTTCTACCGTAACTGTAATATTGTAATCTGGAATTCCAGCAAATTTTTCGTATCTTCCTCGTGGTAATAAGAAGTTGCCTTCAGGGAAGTGAACTTCCAGGTTTCCTGTTGCAATGTCAACGAACTTTGCTTTTCCTTGGAACACACCAAAGCCATTATAAACGACAATTCCTTCTCCCTCAGCAATGCTTAGACGTTTTGCATCTTCTGCATTCATAAGAACATCGTAACGGTCAGCGCCGTTAAATGGATCCTTTTCTTTATAAACCATTGAGTTAAATTGCTTTCCACGTCGAGACGTGACAACAAATTGTCCTTCTTTTTTACCAAGATCCGGTATTTCAACTGAAATCAAGTTTCCTTTTCCATCTGGTGTAGGACAAACTCCACCTTCACATAACCAAGCCCCACCCCATTGGAAAACATCACCTACATTTTTCAAGTGCTGAATGCCATTATAGTCCCGGTTAGCAATCGCGATTTCATCACGAATTTCCTGACCTGTTTTAAAATCAACAAGATGAGCAGTTTCAGGCTTAACACGTTTTGCAAGATCAACGTAAATTTTCCATTCTGCACGGGCCTCTTTAATTTCATTTTTATTCCCTTCAATTTCTGGTGAAAAATAGACCATTCTTTCTGTTGAAGTTGACGTTCCGCCGCCTTCTTGTTCATAGCGTGTTTTAGCAGGTAAAACAATTACTGCTTCTTTGGCATCAACAAGTGTTGATGTGTTGAAAATGATATCTTGGTGAACACGAATGTCTAGTTCTGATAATGCTTTTTCTACAAAATCAGGATCTGGCATCGTTTCTAGGAAGTTACCACCTGATAAATAATAAAGCTTAATTTTTCTTTCGTGATCTTCAGGCAGGACGATGTTTTCAAGTGTAACACCTACAATATCACCTTGCCATTTTGGTAGCTCAAAGCCCCAAATTTTCTCAATACGTTTGGCGTTTTCTTCTTCAAATCCACCACCAGGTAAAACAAATGGATCAGCTCCCATTTCACCTGAACCTTGTACTGAGGAGTGACCGCGGAAAGGCATTAATCCGCTGTTCTTACGGCCCAAGAAGCCACGTAGTAGCGCAAGGTTTGCAACTTGTGAAATATTATCTGTTGCAAATGAATGCATCGTTAATCCTAGAGCCCAAGCAAAGATTGCATTTTTACTTTTTGCTAAAAGATCCGATAGTTCAATGATTCTTTCTTTTGAAATGCCCGATGATTTAACGATTTCATCCCATGATTGTTGTTCAACATGTGATTTTAATTCTTCATAATCGTTTACATGTTTTTCTACAAATTCATGATTAATCGCTGAACCATATTGTTTTTCCTCCATCTCGAACCAGTGCTTCATAATACCATGCATGAAGGCAATATCTCCACCAATGTTTACTTGATAGAAATCATCAGCAATTTTCGTTCCAAATAAAGCAGATTCCATATTAGAAGGAATCCAATATTTGTCCATTGCAGGTTCACTATATGGATTAACTACAATTATTTTTGTGCCTCTTTTTTTCGCTTCTAACATATATTTTGTTGAAACGGGTGATGCGTTTGATGCAACACTACCCCAGAATAATAATACATCTGTTCCAAACCAATCTTGATAATTTACAGTTGATGCTCCAACACCAATAGAACGCTTTAATGCTGTTTTACTTGGTGAATGACAAATGCGTGATGCATTATCAATATTGTTTGTACCTAGAAAACGAGATACCTTTGCAGCTACATAGTACGATTCATTTGTAATTCCTCTTGAAGTTAAGTAAAAAGCATATTGTTTTGGATCTAACTGTTTCATTTTATTTGCAATCATATCCATCGCTTCATCCCATGATATACGTGAGAACTTTCTTTCTCCTTTACGACGAATGAGCGGATATGGAATTCGACCCAATTTTCTTAGTTCAGTACTGCTATACTTTCTTAATTCATCGATATCTGCATGTACAATTTCTTCTTTTAATGCCGGCATCGTGTTTAAACGAAGAACATTTAGTCTTGTTGTACACATATGAGGACCTTTTAGTGTTTGATCATGCAAGCCTGATACACCTAAAGCACAGCCATCACAAACCCCTTTTGTTAAAATTCGTGATGCATAACCCAGATTATCTTTGTTATCCCATGCAATCTTCATCGTATCGCGAAAATGATGTGGCTTAACCTTTCCTAGACCAAACGGAATTGGACTCACCCAGTGCTTTGGTTGTAGTGCTTTTGTTGCTTTTATAGGTCCTTGATGTTTTGTCTCTCCCATTTGAATTTCACTCCTCGTTCTGCCTGAAATTTTTTATCTTCTTATCTATAGAGTTATTAGTTAGAAAAACTAGCCTATCATTAATTCAAAAGATTTATTGATAGGCTAATTTTTCTTTAACCCGTCTCAACAAACTAACTTGGATGAACAGTTTCGCTGCATGCCCCAAGAAACAAAAAACCACCGTAAACTCACAGTACAAAGGATGTGTCGAGTCAAACGGTGGTTAGTCTTTTGCAGGATCGCTACTAAGTGCCATACCAATTTATTTAATTGAATGAATAAATATGTTTATTATTACTTTATTTTTATTTAGAGAATTTTTGTTGTAAGTCTTCATCGAAAACAAAGATCGACATACCAAAATCTCTGTCAATATCTATATCTACAAACAAATCAACGAATTTACAGTTTAAAAACTCTTCCATTTCAATAGGAGGGTTTTTCTTGTAAATTTGTTTAACCATTTCAGTTCTTGCAGATCGTAGCGCTTGCTTTCCTTCATCAGCACTTGCAATGAATTTTTCAACAGGTGATAAATTTCCTTCCATCTCACAAATAGCCCAGTTTTTACAAAAGGTTGTTGTGATTTTACTCGGACCTTTTCCCATATGCTTTTTTCGGAAAGAACGAACGATATTACTAAACTCTGCTTCATACTTATTCATAATATCCTCCTACCTGTAGACAGGTTTTAGCATGAGGTATTTTACCACACCTCAGTGCATTGTGGAAGTATTATTATCCAGCTATTTTTGATCCTGACACTTGTTGTTGACGTAACTTATTAATATCACGACGAATAACAATAGAAACGATTAATGCAAGTACAAACATTCCGGAGAAGAAAGTTAAGCTAGTTGCATAGCTTCCAGTTGTATCTTTCATCCACGCTGCAAACATTGGCCCAGCTAATCCAGCAGCTGCCCATGCAGTAAGAATGTATCCATGAATTGCACCCAATTGTTTTGTACCGAATAAATCGCCAATATAAGCAGGAATTGCTGCAAATCCTCCACCATAACAAGTGTATACAACTGCTAACATAACTTGAAATAAAAATGCTTCTGTAGTATGTGGTAAAAGGGCAAATAATACAATTTGTAATACAAAGAATGTTGTATACGTATTTGGTCTACCAATAAAATCTGAAATTGACGCCCAACCAATACGTCCTAATCCATTAAATATTCCCAGGATACCAACTAATGCTGCAGCTTCTGCTGTTGTTAGACCAATACTTTCTTCAGCTAATGGTTTTGCAGCAGAAAGAATGGCAATACCACATGTTACGTTGATGAATAACATAATCCATAGATAATAAAATCTAGATGTTTTAACTGCTTCATTTGCTGTTAATTGTGATAAATCTTCTTTAATTCTAGATTTTCCAGATTGTCCTTTTTCATTAAAACCTTTAGGGCCCCAACCAACAGGTGGTTTCTCTAAATATAATGAAGATAATGTCATGATAACTAAATAAGAAATTCCTAAAATAAAGAATGTGTTTGCTGTACCAACCGAATTAATTAGTGACTCCATGACTGGACTTGCAATGGCAGCAGCAAATCCGAATCCCATAATAGCCAGTCCAGTTGCAAGGCCACGACGGTCCGGGAACCATTTTACTAACGTTGAAACAGGTGCAATATATCCAACTCCAAGTCCAATTCCTCCAAGAACACCATATGTAACATAGAGAAAAGGTAATGATCCTAGATTAACAGCTAAACCAGAACCAATTATTCCAGCACCAAAGAATCCAGCTGCAAGTAAACCAGCTGCTCTTGGACCGTATTTTTCAACAAAGTGTCCTAAAAACGCTGCGGACAATCCAAGAAATAAAATAGCAATACTAAATGTTAATTGTACTTGTTGAGCTGTCCACCCAAACTCCTCCATTAATGGATTGGTGAAATTACTCCATGCATATACCGATCCAATTGAGATATGGATCCCAACTGCGGAGGCAGCAATCAGCCAACGATTTTTTGTCTTTTTCATGTGGTCATCCCCTTAGGTAAGCTTTTAAAATACTTCTACGATGTAAAGTCAAATCTTAACAAAATGAATAGAATAATATCTTGTTAAACAAAGAAAACCGCCAATCCCATTAAAATATGACAAATAAATGCCTATCTTAAAGGTGATTGACGGTTAGTTTCAAGCAGGAATCGCTACTATCGGACCAACAGTTAATCGCTTTCAAATTCGCAACAAGCTGAATCGATGACAGGTTCGCTATCTCGGAAGCAATTTGTTACAAAATCATGAACTTTGTAACGAAATATTACCATGTTCTTTTTTATTGCGCAAGAATAAATTTTCACTTTTAGCTATACCTAACTTTTCACTAGGAAATCTTTAATACTTGTTTAAAAAATCAAACTATGTTTATATTTTAGTAATCTTAGAATTCGGGTGTGAGAAGATATGGATATGAAAATGAGTATAAATCAACAAATAATAAAATATACAAATGGAAAATTACTAGAAACAACTGATGATATTGTAACTGAATTTCCCTTAACAATTTTTGTGAATAATGAAGAATTTGCTACAATGGTATGTACACCCACTCATTTTGAAGAAATGGTCATTGGCTTTTTAGCGTCAGAAGGTGTAATTCGTTTTCACAATGAAATCCAGTCAATTTCAATTGATGAAAACGCAGGATATGCTTACGTGAGCTTACATTCAGATGTCACTACGAGTCAACAATACTATTCGAAACGTTTTATTGGATCTTGCTGTGGTAAAAGCAGACAATTTTACTTTCAAAATGATGTAAAAACATCCAAAACTTCTACAAGCAAACAAACACTTACACCTGAACAATGTATTTCACTTATGAAAGCCATGCAGGAAAGCAGTGTTGTTTTCCAAGAAACTGGTGGAGTACACAATGCTGCACTGTGTACTCCAGAGAAAATGCTTGTAAGCCGAACAGATATTGGGCGTCATAACGCTTTAGATAAATTATATGGATATAGTATATTGAATCAAATTCCTGTGCGAGATAAAATTATTGTATTTAGCGGAAGAATTTCATCCGAGGTTTTAGTAAAGGCATCAAAAATTGGTGTTGGTATTGTCCTTTCGAAATCTGCTCCTACTGATCTTGCTATTAAACTAGCAAATGATTTAAATATAACAGCTGTTGGTTTTATTAGAGGAAATTCCTTTAATGTTTATTCCCATACAGAACGAATTATTGATGAAAAATAGAGGGAGGAATCGTATTGAAGAATAACAAATCTGTTTATGATTATTTTGATCGTCCCCTTCGAGATTTGCGAATTTCTGTAACAGATAAATGTAATTTTCGTTGTACGTATTGTATGCCCGCGGAAATATTTGGTCCAGACTATCCTTTTTTAAAAAGAAATGAACTTTTATCTTATGAAGAAATTGAACGATTAACAAAGATTTTTGTTCATTCACTAGGTGTTAAAAAAATTCGAATTACAGGTGGAGAGCCGTTAATGAGAAAGGATTTGGCTTTTCTTATTAATCGCATTAATTCGATTAATGGTGTAGAAGATATAGCGATGACCACGAACGGATATTTTTTACCTAAATACGCCAAAGAGCTTAAAGCAGCAGGATTGCAACGTGTATCCATTAGTCTTGACTCACTAAATGATGATGTGTTCGGTAAAATTAATGGACGAGGTGTACCTGTAAAAGCTGTTTTGGACGGCATAGATGCTGCTTCCGAAGCAGGGTTAAAAGTTAAAATTAACATGGTTGTCAAACGTGGAATGAATGAACATGAAATTATTCCTATGGCAAAGTATTTTCGTGAAAAAGGCCATATTTTACGTTTTATTGAATTTATGGATGTTGGTAATACAAATAAGTGGAACTTACAAGATGTTTACCCCAAAAAACAAATTGTAGAGGATATTCATAAGGTAATGCCTTTAGAACCAGTGGATCCAAACTATACAGGTGAAGTAGCAAGTCGTTACCGTTACGTCGGATCACAAGATGAAATCGGGGTTATATCATCAGTTTCTGATGCATTCTGCTCAACATGTAATCGTGCTCGTCTGTCAGCAAGTGGTTCTCTTTATACATGTTTGTTTGCTTCAAAAGGCCACGATTTACGCGATGTAATTAGATCAGATAAAACAGATGAAGAGCTTGCCAAACATGTAGCATCTATTTGGAATGGACGAAAAGATCAATACTCTGTTGAACGAAGTGAACGAACGTCTAAGCGTGAAAAAATTGAGATGTCACATATTGGAGGATAATTAGATGAGTTCATGTAAAATTGATCATACAATTGATGATGTTACTAAAAAGCTAAACGAACAAACTCCTTATATGGATACAAGTTTAGTTGAAAAGTGTTTCAATTTCTTGTCTACTTCAGTTTCTCAAGCTGATCTCAATGAACTGTTTCACTTATTAAAAAAATATGACTTAGCATCTGAAGATGAAAAGAAAACTCGGATGAATAAAATGGAAAAATTAGTGCAGTAATTATTAGTTAAATATAGTAAAAAGGATGGTGGCGAACCATCCTTTTTGTGTCGACAAAATTCGGGAAGTGACAGGCACCCCTCAATGCAGCAACTGCTCAATATCCTCCCAAGCAGGAAGTGTTTTATTCAGTGGTTTATCCTTACGGTAGCCGAGTACATATTCAGCTTGCATAATAGTATGGATTTCTCTTGTTCCTTCGTATATAACTGGTGCTTTCGAATTTCGTAAGTGTCTTTCAACCGGGTATTCATCTGAGTAACCGTAGGCTCCATGAATTTGGACAGCATCGTTTGCTGCTTCGTTAGCAAAATCGCAAGCCTGCCACTTCGCCAGCGATGTTTCCCGAGTGTTTCGCTTTCCTTCATTTTTGAGACAGCCTGCACGATACACGAGTAAGCGGGACATTTGTAAACCTGCTTCCATTTTAGCGAGCATTTGTTGAACAAGCTGATGTTTACCAATTTCTTTTCCAAAAGTACTCCGCTCATGACAATACTTAACACTTGCTTCAAGACAGGCTGAAATAATTCCACACGCTCCTGCAGCAACAGTAAACCTTCCATTATCTAATGCAGACATGGCAATTTTAAAGCCCTCCCCTTCTTCTCCTAGCAAGTTCTCTTTTGGAACTTTGACATTGTCAAAAAATAGTTCACCTGTATTTCCAGCTCGAATGCCCAGCTTACCTTTAATGGCCTTTGATGAAAAACCAGGCATTGACCGCTCAACAATAAAAGCAGAGATTCCGTGATGTTTTTTACTTGTATCTGTATAGGCAAACACGAGGAAATAGTCAGCAACATCACATAATGAAATCCACGTCTTCTGACCGTTCAGTATGTAGTGGTCACCTTGTTTGACAGCTGACGTTTTCATTGAAGCTACATCAGATCCAGCATTAGGTTCTGTTAAACCAAATGCTCCAATTTTCTCACCTTTTGCTTGAGGAGTAAGATATTTTTGCTTTTGCCATTCATTTCCCCATTGCAAAAGTGTCATGCTATTAAGACCCGTATGAACCGAAACTGCTGTACGAAATGCTGTGTCACCTCTTTCTAGCTCTTCACAAACAATTGCCAATGCA
This Metabacillus endolithicus DNA region includes the following protein-coding sequences:
- a CDS encoding sigma-54 interaction domain-containing protein; amino-acid sequence: MIKTENSLMLFNTIITTLDGSIIDFHFGQTDELEKSVCLQMKMKDLFDFWEEKESNMIIASKNTLQYLLLFKDFTIENQQRRMYILANGVQWFRLEERIKELDKSNRELDAIIESSFDGIYITDKFGNTLKTNSAIERITGIPKHYYIGKNINHLIKRGILEQSVTLKVMEQKRSVSVVQQNFNQKETLMTGNPIFNEEGEIEKIVTNIRDLSELNQLNKELKKVQQLNEKYKEELDRLKSFAIQDPDIILKSDKMIEIYQMIGRLANFDTTILVLGETGVGKDVLVRYLYRSSDRFKEGQLIKVNCGAIPNELLESELFGYEGGAFSGANRTGKVGMFELAHNGMLFLDEVGEMPMDLQVKLLRAIQEKEIMRVGGTKTKRVDVRLVAATNRDLKEMVKRGTFREDLYYRLNVVPIFVPPLRERRADILPLVHYFLELYKKKYSVEKVLDQKISNFFYQFDWPGNVRELSNLLERLILTVPNEYVTINDLPDEYQQTTTNEDFVFEEMSLREIVEQAEKTALKKALIKYKTTYQIAEKLQTSQATVFRKLQKYNLS
- a CDS encoding FdhF/YdeP family oxidoreductase; translated protein: MGETKHQGPIKATKALQPKHWVSPIPFGLGKVKPHHFRDTMKIAWDNKDNLGYASRILTKGVCDGCALGVSGLHDQTLKGPHMCTTRLNVLRLNTMPALKEEIVHADIDELRKYSSTELRKLGRIPYPLIRRKGERKFSRISWDEAMDMIANKMKQLDPKQYAFYLTSRGITNESYYVAAKVSRFLGTNNIDNASRICHSPSKTALKRSIGVGASTVNYQDWFGTDVLLFWGSVASNASPVSTKYMLEAKKRGTKIIVVNPYSEPAMDKYWIPSNMESALFGTKIADDFYQVNIGGDIAFMHGIMKHWFEMEEKQYGSAINHEFVEKHVNDYEELKSHVEQQSWDEIVKSSGISKERIIELSDLLAKSKNAIFAWALGLTMHSFATDNISQVANLALLRGFLGRKNSGLMPFRGHSSVQGSGEMGADPFVLPGGGFEEENAKRIEKIWGFELPKWQGDIVGVTLENIVLPEDHERKIKLYYLSGGNFLETMPDPDFVEKALSELDIRVHQDIIFNTSTLVDAKEAVIVLPAKTRYEQEGGGTSTSTERMVYFSPEIEGNKNEIKEARAEWKIYVDLAKRVKPETAHLVDFKTGQEIRDEIAIANRDYNGIQHLKNVGDVFQWGGAWLCEGGVCPTPDGKGNLISVEIPDLGKKEGQFVVTSRRGKQFNSMVYKEKDPFNGADRYDVLMNAEDAKRLSIAEGEGIVVYNGFGVFQGKAKFVDIATGNLEVHFPEGNFLLPRGRYEKFAGIPDYNITVTVEKADRYNARKDVQYLEKRVEDLEVDAPI
- a CDS encoding DUF2294 domain-containing protein, giving the protein MNKYEAEFSNIVRSFRKKHMGKGPSKITTTFCKNWAICEMEGNLSPVEKFIASADEGKQALRSARTEMVKQIYKKNPPIEMEEFLNCKFVDLFVDIDIDRDFGMSIFVFDEDLQQKFSK
- a CDS encoding L-lactate MFS transporter, which gives rise to MKKTKNRWLIAASAVGIHISIGSVYAWSNFTNPLMEEFGWTAQQVQLTFSIAILFLGLSAAFLGHFVEKYGPRAAGLLAAGFFGAGIIGSGLAVNLGSLPFLYVTYGVLGGIGLGVGYIAPVSTLVKWFPDRRGLATGLAIMGFGFAAAIASPVMESLINSVGTANTFFILGISYLVIMTLSSLYLEKPPVGWGPKGFNEKGQSGKSRIKEDLSQLTANEAVKTSRFYYLWIMLFINVTCGIAILSAAKPLAEESIGLTTAEAAALVGILGIFNGLGRIGWASISDFIGRPNTYTTFFVLQIVLFALLPHTTEAFLFQVMLAVVYTCYGGGFAAIPAYIGDLFGTKQLGAIHGYILTAWAAAGLAGPMFAAWMKDTTGSYATSLTFFSGMFVLALIVSIVIRRDINKLRQQQVSGSKIAG
- the fdhD gene encoding formate dehydrogenase accessory sulfurtransferase FdhD, with protein sequence MDMKMSINQQIIKYTNGKLLETTDDIVTEFPLTIFVNNEEFATMVCTPTHFEEMVIGFLASEGVIRFHNEIQSISIDENAGYAYVSLHSDVTTSQQYYSKRFIGSCCGKSRQFYFQNDVKTSKTSTSKQTLTPEQCISLMKAMQESSVVFQETGGVHNAALCTPEKMLVSRTDIGRHNALDKLYGYSILNQIPVRDKIIVFSGRISSEVLVKASKIGVGIVLSKSAPTDLAIKLANDLNITAVGFIRGNSFNVYSHTERIIDEK
- the moaA gene encoding GTP 3',8-cyclase MoaA; this encodes MVLKNNKSVYDYFDRPLRDLRISVTDKCNFRCTYCMPAEIFGPDYPFLKRNELLSYEEIERLTKIFVHSLGVKKIRITGGEPLMRKDLAFLINRINSINGVEDIAMTTNGYFLPKYAKELKAAGLQRVSISLDSLNDDVFGKINGRGVPVKAVLDGIDAASEAGLKVKINMVVKRGMNEHEIIPMAKYFREKGHILRFIEFMDVGNTNKWNLQDVYPKKQIVEDIHKVMPLEPVDPNYTGEVASRYRYVGSQDEIGVISSVSDAFCSTCNRARLSASGSLYTCLFASKGHDLRDVIRSDKTDEELAKHVASIWNGRKDQYSVERSERTSKREKIEMSHIGG
- a CDS encoding group-specific protein, coding for MSSCKIDHTIDDVTKKLNEQTPYMDTSLVEKCFNFLSTSVSQADLNELFHLLKKYDLASEDEKKTRMNKMEKLVQ
- a CDS encoding acyl-CoA dehydrogenase family protein, which encodes MLNFNLSQEQEMVKKLVRSFVDKEISPYITEWDRKGHFETSILNRLADLNLMGVCIPEEYGGSGMDYNALAIVCEELERGDTAFRTAVSVHTGLNSMTLLQWGNEWQKQKYLTPQAKGEKIGAFGLTEPNAGSDVASMKTSAVKQGDHYILNGQKTWISLCDVADYFLVFAYTDTSKKHHGISAFIVERSMPGFSSKAIKGKLGIRAGNTGELFFDNVKVPKENLLGEEGEGFKIAMSALDNGRFTVAAGACGIISACLEASVKYCHERSTFGKEIGKHQLVQQMLAKMEAGLQMSRLLVYRAGCLKNEGKRNTRETSLAKWQACDFANEAANDAVQIHGAYGYSDEYPVERHLRNSKAPVIYEGTREIHTIMQAEYVLGYRKDKPLNKTLPAWEDIEQLLH